Proteins found in one Acipenser ruthenus chromosome 18, fAciRut3.2 maternal haplotype, whole genome shotgun sequence genomic segment:
- the LOC117423373 gene encoding serine/arginine-rich splicing factor 6-like, protein MPRVYIGRLSYHVREKDIQRFFSGYGKLLEIDLKNGYGFVEFEDTRDADDAVYELNGKELCGERVIVEHARGPRRDRDGYGGGGGGGGYGGRSGGGGGGSGGGYSRSRVGRDKYGPPVRTEYRLVVENLSSRCSWQDLKDFMRQAGEVTYADAHKERTNEGVIEFRSHSDMKRAMEKLDGTDINGRKIRLVEDKPRRRRSYSGSRSRSRSRRRSRSRSRRSSRSRSNSRSRSRSRSRSKRRSRSGNRKSRSRSARKSRSKSPARRSRSTSRTRKSRSRSRTRKSHSRSPSRKSRSRSNRKSRSKSVSKPKSDRDSRSPSKEKSEVKKSRSRSCSPMENGKGDQPKSASPSTSPKPDERRSKSPSSKRSASRSPSRSKSRSRSGSRD, encoded by the exons ATGCCCCGTGTTTACATCGGCAGATTGAGTTACCATGTTCGGGAGAAGGATATCCAAAGGTTCTTCAGCGGCTACGGCAAGTTGCTGGAGATCGACCTGAAAAATGG GTATGGTTTTGTGGAGTTTGAAGACACTCGTGATGCTGACGATGCCGTGTACGAGCTGAACGGCAAGGAGCTGTGTGGGGAGCGTGTGATCGTGGAGCATGCCCGCGGACCTCGCAGGGACCGAGATGGATACggaggcggaggaggaggaggaggttatGGTGGACGCA gtggtggtggtggcggcggCAGTGGAGGCGGCTACAGCAGAAGCCGTGTTGGCAGGGATAAGTATGGACCTCCTGTCCGCACAGAATACCGTCTGGTTGTGGAGAACCTCTCCAGTCGCTGCAGCTGGCAAGACCTCAAG GATTTTATGCGGCAGGCTGGGGAGGTCACGTATGCTGACGCTCACAAGGAGCGCACCAATGAAGGGGTGATTGAATTCCGCTCCCACTCGGACATGAAGAGGGCGATGGAGAAGCTGGACGGCACCGACATCAACGGTCGGAAGATCCGTCTGGTGGAGGACAAGCCGCGCCGTCGACGCTCCTACTCTGGAAGCCGCTCCAG GTCCCGCAGCAGGCGCCGTTCGCGTAGCAGGAGCCGCAGGAGCAGCCGATCCCGCAGCAACTCAAGGTCACGTTCCCG ATCCCGCTCAAGAAGCAAACGCCGTTCTAGGTCAGGGAACAGAAAATCTCGTTCTAGGTCAGCCAGGAAGTCCCGTTCTAAATCCCCTGCCAGGAGGTCGCGGTCTACATCCCGCACCAGGAAGTCTCGTTCGAGGTCCCGCACCAGGAAGTCCCATTCCCGCTCTCCCAGCAGGAAGTCCAGGTCGAGATCAAACAGGAAGTCCCGCTCCAAGAGTGTGTCAAAGCCCAAGTCAGACCGGGACTCCCGCAGCCCCTCTAAAGAGAAGTCTGAGGTCAAGAAGTCCCGCAGCCGATCTTGCTCCCCTATGGAGAATGGGAAAGGGGACCAGCCCAAATCTGCCTCCCCTTCCACCTCCCCCAAGCCAGACGAGCGTCGCTCTAAATCTCCCTCGTCCAAACGATCAGCATCCCGATCCCCTTCACGCTCAAAATCCCGTTCCCGGtctggctccagggattag